The DNA window CCATACAAAAAGGCAGTATCGGCTACCCAGCGAAGCAGAATGGGAATATGCCTGTAGGGCCGGAACAACAACACCATTTCATTTTGGTGAAACAATTACAACTGATGTCGCCAATTATGACGGTACAGATGACGAAGAACATAAATGGTTGGGTTCTTATGGTCGAGGGCCAAAAGGAATTTATCGAAAAGAAACTACAGTTGTAGGGAGTTTTGAGGTAGCTAACGCCTTTGGGCTATATGATATGCACGGAAACGTATGGGAATGGTGTCTCGACGATTGGCACGAGAACTATGAAGGTGCGCCCACAGATGGCAGTGCTTGGTTAGATGAAAATGATAACCTTTCTCAAAAACAAGGACGTGCCGTGCTGCGGGGCGGTTCCTGGTACGGCATTCCTGATAACTGCCGTTCCGCGTTTCGCAACGACGACCTCATCCGTGACAACCGCAACGACAATATTGGTTTTCGTATTGTCTGCGGGGTTGGGAGGATTCTTCAGTAGCCCTTTATACTTTAGTCCTTTAGCCCTTTACACTTGTTCTTTTTTACTCTTTTGTCGCCTTATGGCGACTCGAATTTTTTTTATGAAAATATTAAGATTGATAAAATCAAATGAAAGAATTATCGGTCATTCAAAAGACCTATGATTGTATTAAATGGTATGTGCCAATTATTGAGCGATTGCCGAAAATTCATAAGTTTTCTTTAGGAGATAGGATAATTAATCAGCTATACGATTTATTGGAGGGGTTGATTAAAGCCAAGTATGCCAAAAACAAACTTCCTCAACTAGAATCTCTCAATACCGAGCTAGATATTTTACGATATCAAACCCGAATGCTGCTTGACTTCAATAAAATGTCAGTTGAGCGATACGAATATGCCATAAAATTATTAGATGAGATTGGTATTGAACTAGGTGGATGGATTAAAAAACAAAGAGATAGGGAAAAGTAAGTTTATTTAACATTAAATATAATGAAACGTTACGGCAACCTTTACCCTCAAATTATTAAATTTGAAAATATACTTCTAGCATCTCGCCAGGCACAAAAAGGCAAGCGATTTCGGGATAAGATTTTAGAGTTTAATTATAATTTAGAGACGGAATTAATCAGATTACAACAAAAGTTAACGGATAAAACTTATCAGCCAGGAGCTTACCGAACATTTCACCTGACAAATCCTAAAAGTCGCCTCATTTCAGCCGCACCCTATCGGGATAGGGTTGTTCATCATGCCCTGTGCAATATAATAGTGCCAATTTTTGAGAGAACTTTTATAGCTGATTCTTATGCTAACAGACTTGGTTTTGGAACCCATCGAGCTTTGAATAAATTTACTCATTTTGCTCGAAACAGCCGCTATGTACTTCAGTGTGATATCAGAAAATATTTTCCCAGTATTGACCACATAATTTTAAAAGAATTAATACGTCGTAAAATTAAATGCTCTGATACGCTGTGGTTGATTGAGACTATTATCGGCAACAGTAACGAACAAGAAGGAGTAATTGATTATTTTCCTGGCGATGATTTACTTACTCCTGTGACTCGGAGAAGAGGTTTACCAATTGGAAATTTAACCAGTCAGTTTTTTGCGAATATTTATTTAAGTGGTTTTGACCATTTTGTGAAAGAACAGCTAAAGATATCCAAATACGTCCGTTATGTCGATGACTTTGCTTTATTTAGTGATGACCGAGAATTGTTAGCAGATGCCAGACTAGCTATAGAAGAATATTTAGCTCAGTTAAGGCTCAAAATTCACCCAATTAAAAGCCAGTTATTTGAAACAAAAATCGGTGCAACTTTTCTAGGATTTAGAGTATTTTCAGACAGAGTTCGGGTGCGAAACAGCAATTTACATCAGGCTAGACGAAGACTCAAGCGATTGCAAACAAACTATGTTCAAGGTAGAATTGACCTGGAAAAAGTTAATCAATCAATTCAAAGTTGGTTTGCTCATTTAGAGCATGGAGATACTTGGCATCTGCGCCAACAGATATTTACTTCACTCGATTGGTCGAGGGAGTAGAGAAGGGGTAGGCGAACCCGACTGCGGGGCGGTTCCTGGAACAACAATCCTAAAAACTGCCGTTCCGCGTTTCGCAACAACAACAACAACCGCGACAACCACAACAACAATATTGGTTTTCGTATTGTCTGCGGGGTTGGGAGGTCTCTTCACCGCGAGAGTTGGCAGGTGGGAATCTGTCGAGGGTGCAACCGAAGAGTCCAGCCTGTTCCTGTGATGTCGGTGACGATATCCGAAAATCAAACTGGGTTGGGTAGCTTGGTAGGTGTAAACCGAACAGTTGCCCAACTCTACAAATAAATTGCTTGCATTCTGGCATTGCATATAAGAATAGAAGCGATCGCTGCTGCTCTCAACTAACAATTTTCTTAGAGGAAAGGCGATCCGGTTTGGGGGTGCGATCGCTAATTGTTTTAGACTAAATCAATGAATCTTTTGGTTGTATTACTCTCTACCCAACGCTACAATCTGCCTGTATTAGAGACATTTTTAATTACAACTGTAATTTATCACTCGTGAGCAAAACCCGTATTATTGCGCTATTTAATCAATCAGGGGGAGTAGGAAAGACAAGTTTAACTATGAACTTGGGCTACCACCTCGCTCAAAAAAAGAAAAACCGCGTTCTTCTGATAGACCTTGACCCCCAAGC is part of the Nostoc sp. UHCC 0926 genome and encodes:
- a CDS encoding formylglycine-generating enzyme family protein — its product is MPKIVINRTQKRAQYYVENLGNEITLDMVLIPGGSFMMGSPENELERSEDESPQHPVNIQQFCIGKYPVTQAQWKAVAALPQVNKELLDADPSEFKGEQRPVEQVSWYDAVEFCDRLAAHTKRQYRLPSEAEWEYACRAGTTTPFHFGETITTDVANYDGTDDEEHKWLGSYGRGPKGIYRKETTVVGSFEVANAFGLYDMHGNVWEWCLDDWHENYEGAPTDGSAWLDENDNLSQKQGRAVLRGGSWYGIPDNCRSAFRNDDLIRDNRNDNIGFRIVCGVGRILQ
- the avd gene encoding diversity-generating retroelement protein Avd; amino-acid sequence: MKELSVIQKTYDCIKWYVPIIERLPKIHKFSLGDRIINQLYDLLEGLIKAKYAKNKLPQLESLNTELDILRYQTRMLLDFNKMSVERYEYAIKLLDEIGIELGGWIKKQRDREK
- a CDS encoding RNA-directed DNA polymerase yields the protein MKRYGNLYPQIIKFENILLASRQAQKGKRFRDKILEFNYNLETELIRLQQKLTDKTYQPGAYRTFHLTNPKSRLISAAPYRDRVVHHALCNIIVPIFERTFIADSYANRLGFGTHRALNKFTHFARNSRYVLQCDIRKYFPSIDHIILKELIRRKIKCSDTLWLIETIIGNSNEQEGVIDYFPGDDLLTPVTRRRGLPIGNLTSQFFANIYLSGFDHFVKEQLKISKYVRYVDDFALFSDDRELLADARLAIEEYLAQLRLKIHPIKSQLFETKIGATFLGFRVFSDRVRVRNSNLHQARRRLKRLQTNYVQGRIDLEKVNQSIQSWFAHLEHGDTWHLRQQIFTSLDWSRE